The Deltaproteobacteria bacterium genome contains the following window.
CGCTCGCCGACACCCCCCGTGAGGCGGCCGCGGTCCAGGCGGCGATCTGGTACTTCACCGACGGGTTCGTCGTCACGGGCCCGGCGGATGTCCAGGCGCGGGCCGCCGAGATCATCGACATCGCCGGAGACCAGTGCGGCCAGGTGCCGGCGGTGCCGCACGAGCTGACGCTCTCGCCCGCCGACGCGACCAACTACCTCCCGGGCGAGGAGGCGCACACGGTCACCGCGACGTTGCGCGACACCCAGGGGCAGCCCGTGCCCGGCCACGCCGTCCAGGTGACGATCGCGGGCGCCGCCGGCCCGCAGGTGTTCCAGGGTTTCACGGATGCGCAGGGCGACTTCGTCGTGACCTACGAGAACGGGCTCCAGGTGCCCGGGACCGACACGATCAGCGCGACCGCTTCGTTCACGGTCCCCGTCGGCCTGAAGTTCAAGGCCGAGGGGCTCCAGGGCATCGTCGTCGCCGGCGCGCCGCGCCCCGGCACCGTCACCGGCACCGCGACCAAGCATTGGGTGCCGGCTGCGTGCGGTGACGGCGTTGTCAACCAGGCCGGCGAAGAGTGCGACGACGGCAACCTCGCCGACGGCGACGGCTGCGACCACACCTGCGCGCCGACGGCGTGCGGCAACGGCGTCGTGACCGGCGGCGAGCTCTGTGACGACGGCAACCTTCTCGACGGCGACGGCTGCGACGGCGACTGTACGCCGACCGCCTGCGGCAACGGCATCGTCACGATCGGGGAAGAGTGCGACGACGGCAACACGGTGAACGGCGACGAGTGCGATGCCAACTGCACGGCTCCGCGGTGCGGCAACGGCGTCGCCGGCCCGGGCGAGCAGTGCGACGATGGCAACGCGACCAACGGCGACGGCTGTGACGCCAACTGCACCGTCAGCGCCTGCGGCAACGGCGTGGTGACGGCGGGTGAGCAGTGCGACGACGGCAATCAGGTCGACGGCGACGCGTGCGACGCGAACTGCACTGCCACCGCGTGCGGCAACGGCATCGTCACCGCGGGCGAGCAGTGCGACGACGGCAACGCGGTGAACGGCGACGGTTGCGACGCCAACTGCACCGCCAGCGCCTGCGGCAACGGCATCGTCGCCGGCGCCGAGCAGTGCGACGACGGCAACGCGGTGAACGGCGACGGTTGCGATGCCAACTGCACCACCAGCGCCTGCGGCAACGGCGTGGTGACGGCGGGTGAGCAGTGCGACGACGGCAACGCGGCGGACGGCGACGGCTGCGACGCCAACTGCACCGTCACGGCCTGCGGCAACGGCGTCGTCAGCGCGGACGAGCAGTGCGACGACGGCAACCTCGCGAGCGGCGACGCGTGCGACGCCAACTGCACGCTCCCCGCGTGCGGCAACGGCATCGTGACGGCCGGCGAGCAGTGCGACGACGGCAACCAGGTCGACGGCGACGGCTGCGATCACGACTGCACCTCGACCGGCTGTGGCAACGGCATCGTCACCGGCGACGAGCAGTGCGACGACGGGAACCAGGCCGACGGCGACCTCTGCGAGGCCGACTGCACGGCCGCGCGGTGCGGCAACGGCATCCTCGACCAGGGCGAGCAGTGCGACGACGGTCATCTGCAGGGCGGCGACGGGTGCGACGCCACCTGCCGCCTGCAGGAGGTCTGCACCAACACCGTCGACGACGACGGCGACGGCGCGATCGACTGCGACGACACCGATTGCGCCTGCCTCCAGATCCAGCGCGATCCGGCGGTCATCCGCTTCGCCCACCGCCAACCGAAGTCGTCGCGGATGCGCACCCGCCCCGACTTCTTCCGGGTCCACGGCCGCCTCGAGCCGAAGACCGCGCACGACGCGCTCACGGAGGGACTCACCCTCGTGGTCACGAACACGAACGGCGTGATCTACCAGGCGCGCCTTCTTCCGGGCGATCTCCAGAAGCACTGGTCGACGCTGTCGTTCGTCGACAAGGCGGCGGCGCGCGGTGAGGGCGAGCGCGACGGTCTCTACCGCGTGAAGCTGCGGCGCGGCGTCCGCGACAGCCTCTTCGTGGTGATCGAGGCGTACGGCGACTTCAGCGCCGCGACGCTGCCGACCATGACGATCCAGATCGGCATCGGCGACGACATGTTCTACACCAAAGGCGCGTTCTCGGCGCGCCGCTACGGCTGGTACTGGGCGTTCTGATCCGGGACCGGAGCTCGCCGGCCGTCGTCGCGCGCCGCCGCCGCGAGGGGTGCGCGGCGACGGCCGGGGACTTCACTTGCGGGCGCGCGCGGCGACCATCTCGGCAAAGCGTCCGCCGGTGATGCTCAGGGTGTGCTCGCGGCGCGACGCGAACCGCCACCCGGCCTGCGTCCGGACGTACTCGTCGTAGTAGACCCCGCTCACGTCCATCACCTCGCTCGTGCCGTCGAAGACGACGCCGTGGCGCGCGAGCATGTGAATGGCGCCGTTCACGGTGTCGGGACCCGTCGGTTGGAGCCGGTGGGTGAACGCCGAGTGGAGCGTCCAGGTGAACAGCGACAGCGCCTGCGGCATCCACGCCGCCACCTGCGCCGGCGAGCCCGCGATGCCGCCCGCCGACTCGTAGTCGATGCGCGCGTCGGGCGTGAAGAGCGCCTCGAACGCCTGCCAGTTCCGCTCGTCGATCGCGTACGCGTAGGCGACGACGAGATCGCCGATGAGCGCCCGGTCTTCGGGGGTGAGAGCCATGGCGGCGTCCCTTGCCACAGGGGGCGGCCGTTTGCGACTTGACCCGGCGGACGCCCGGACGATACGGAGCGGCCACCCCGGTTTCCCTGCCGCAGTCCGTCGCATGCCCCTCGCCCGCGCCACCGATCGACTCCGCCCGCGCAAGCGGCCGAGACAGGCCCGCTCGCGGCGGACGGTCGACGCCATCGTGAAGGCGGCGGCCGAGATCTTCTCCCGGCGCGGCTACGCCGCCACCACCACCAATCACATCGCCGAGCGCGCCGGCGTGTCGATCGGGTCGCTCTACGAGTACTTTTCGAGCAAGGACGCGCTCCTCGCGGCTCTCATGGAGGCGCACGTCGAAGAGGCCGAGGAGGTGCTGACGCTCGCCGCCGGCGAGGTCGCGGCCGGCGCGCGCGACCTCGCCGGGACGATCCGCCACCTCGTGCGCACCATGATCGCGCTGCACGCGCGCGACCGCGATCTCCATCGCGTCCTGTTCGAGGAGGCGCCGCTCTCCCGCCGGCTCCGCCAGGCGCTGCGCGCCGTCGAGGAGCGGACCGTCGGCTGGGTGGCTGGGCTCCTCGACGCGCATCCCCAGGTGCGGGTCGGCGACGTCCCGCTCGCCGCCGCGGTCGTCGTGCGCACCGTCGAGTCGCTGACGCACAACCTCGTGCTGCACGGCCATGACGACGTCGACGTCGACGCGTACAGCGACGAGATCGTGCGCCTCGTGACGCGCTACCTCGCGCCGGCGCCGTAGGCGGCGCGAACGCCGGGACTCCCACGGCGGAAGGTGGGGCGGCGCGGACGGTCGGCGGGCCGGTGGCAGGCGGCGCGCCGCGGTTGAACCACCGCGGCGCATGCAGCAAGGTGCCCGGATCGGGCGGGTCGAGTCCCCATCCAAAGGAGATGTCCAATGCGTGAAGCCGTGATCGTCGAAGCCGTGCGAACCCCTCTCGGACGAGGCAAGCAGACGGGGGCGCTCTATCCCGTCCATGCCGTCGATCTTGCCGCGAAGGCGCTCGGGGCCCTCATCGACAGGTCGGGGATCGATCCCGCGCTCGTCGAGGACGTGATCATGGGATGCGTGAGCCAGGTCGGCGAGCAGGGTCTGAACGTCGGCCGCAACGCGGCGCTCGCCGCGGGCTTTCCCGAGACCGTCGTCGGGACGACGGTCGACCGGCAGTGCGGGTCGAGCCAGCAGGCGCTGCACTTCGCCGCGCAGGGCGTGATCGCCGGCGCGTACGACGTGGTGATCGCCGCCGGCGTCGAGTCGATGAGCCGGGTGCCGATGGGCACGAGCGCGTACGCCGGCGGCCAGCCCTTCGGGCCGAGCATGATGCAGCGCTACGTCGACCAGAACCTCTACGGCGTCGGCGGTCTCGTGCAGCAAGGCATCTCCGCGGAGATCGTCGCCGAGAAGTGGAACCTCTCGCGGGAGACGCTCGACGAGTTCTCGGTCGGCTCGCACCAGAAGGCGGCCGCCGCGACGCGGAACGGCTGGTTCAAGAACGAGATCGTCCCCGTCGAGGTGCAGCGTCCGGACGGCAGCCGCGACGTCGTCACGACCGACGAGGGCATCCGCGCCGACAGCTCGCTCGCGAAGCTCCTGAGCCTGAAGCCGGCGTTCAAGGACGACGGCGTCATCACCGCCGGCAACTCGAGCCAGATCACCGACGGCGCCGCCGCCGTGCTGGTGATGGAGAAGCGGAAGGCGCTCGCGCTCGGCCTCCGGCCGCGCGCGCGCTTCCACACCTTCGCGCTCGGCGGCGTCGATCCGGTCATCATGCTGACGGGCCCGATTCCGGCGACGCACAACGCTCTCGAGCGCTCGGGCCTCGCGTTCGAGGACATCGATGCGGTCGAGATCAACGAAGCCTTCGCGCCGGTCGTGCTCGCGTGGCAGCGGGAGTTCGACGCCGACCTCGGCAGGGTGAACCTGAACGGCGGCGCCATCGCGCTCGGCCACCCCCTCGGCTGCAGCGGCGCCCGCCTCATGACGACGCTCGTGAACATCCTCGAGCGAACCGGCGGGCGCTACGGCCTCCAGACGATGTGCGAGGGCGGCGGCATGGCGAACGCGACGATCATCGAGCGGTTGGACTGAAGCCGGCCCCTCGTGCGTCGAGCTGCTTGCGCGTTCGTTACGGTTTCGTGAACGCACGCGCGAAGGCCCGGTTCGACCTGGATCTTTGTATCCGTTCTCCCTAGTGAGGTCGCCGTCACGCGGACGCTACGCGCGTCGCGACCAAAGGGGGATACGATGTCCATGAGGCTGGAGCCGCGCTCGACGCGGATGCGGCGAGTCCGCGTGCTGATCGCGCTTGCCGTCTCGATCGGGTTCGCCGGCGCGCCGGCGAGGCTGCTCGCCGAAGCGGGCGGCGCGCCGACCATCGAGCTCTACGTCGACGACGCGACCGGCCAGGTGTTCACCAAGCCCGGTCCGGGACGGAAGCCGCTCGGAACGTTCCAGCGGGTCGAGCCACAGCCGGCCGCGACGGCGCCCGTGGCCCCGACGCAAGCCGCACCGGCGGCGGCGAGGGCTCCCGCGCAGCCGCCGGCGGCCGCGCCCGCCGTCGCGGCGAGCCCGCACACCGAGGAAGAGGTTGCCGGCATCGTCGGCAGGATCTTCAAGAACAAGTGGTACGAGCGCATCTCGCTGCGCGGCTACACCCAGTTCCGCTACACGGCGCTCCTCGAGAAGGACGGGGCGGGCTGGTTCGCGCCCGCCGACCGGAGCGTGCGCGACAACGCCGGCTTCCTGATCCGTCGCGGCCGGATGATCTTCTCGGGCGATCTCTCGGACCACCTCTCGATCTACGTCCAGCCCGACCTGAACGCGTCCCCGACCGACGGCGACTTCTCGCTGCAGCTGCGCGATCTCTACGCCGACGTCGCGCTCGACAAGAAGAAGGAGTTCCGCTTCCGGCTCGGGCAGTCCAAGGTGCCCTTCGGCTGGGTGA
Protein-coding sequences here:
- a CDS encoding nuclear transport factor 2 family protein; translation: MALTPEDRALIGDLVVAYAYAIDERNWQAFEALFTPDARIDYESAGGIAGSPAQVAAWMPQALSLFTWTLHSAFTHRLQPTGPDTVNGAIHMLARHGVVFDGTSEVMDVSGVYYDEYVRTQAGWRFASRREHTLSITGGRFAEMVAARARK
- a CDS encoding DUF4215 domain-containing protein; this encodes MGALVAAALLAAGLRGTPALAAEATLTSLGVGLYGAVTGTTGGPVETQDFAGTFHISIDGGASTEAYCVDLHNPLTFGDAQPQVPPDYPCEVVHILGNAYPNPGTIGSPLADTPREAAAVQAAIWYFTDGFVVTGPADVQARAAEIIDIAGDQCGQVPAVPHELTLSPADATNYLPGEEAHTVTATLRDTQGQPVPGHAVQVTIAGAAGPQVFQGFTDAQGDFVVTYENGLQVPGTDTISATASFTVPVGLKFKAEGLQGIVVAGAPRPGTVTGTATKHWVPAACGDGVVNQAGEECDDGNLADGDGCDHTCAPTACGNGVVTGGELCDDGNLLDGDGCDGDCTPTACGNGIVTIGEECDDGNTVNGDECDANCTAPRCGNGVAGPGEQCDDGNATNGDGCDANCTVSACGNGVVTAGEQCDDGNQVDGDACDANCTATACGNGIVTAGEQCDDGNAVNGDGCDANCTASACGNGIVAGAEQCDDGNAVNGDGCDANCTTSACGNGVVTAGEQCDDGNAADGDGCDANCTVTACGNGVVSADEQCDDGNLASGDACDANCTLPACGNGIVTAGEQCDDGNQVDGDGCDHDCTSTGCGNGIVTGDEQCDDGNQADGDLCEADCTAARCGNGILDQGEQCDDGHLQGGDGCDATCRLQEVCTNTVDDDGDGAIDCDDTDCACLQIQRDPAVIRFAHRQPKSSRMRTRPDFFRVHGRLEPKTAHDALTEGLTLVVTNTNGVIYQARLLPGDLQKHWSTLSFVDKAAARGEGERDGLYRVKLRRGVRDSLFVVIEAYGDFSAATLPTMTIQIGIGDDMFYTKGAFSARRYGWYWAF
- a CDS encoding thiolase family protein, producing MREAVIVEAVRTPLGRGKQTGALYPVHAVDLAAKALGALIDRSGIDPALVEDVIMGCVSQVGEQGLNVGRNAALAAGFPETVVGTTVDRQCGSSQQALHFAAQGVIAGAYDVVIAAGVESMSRVPMGTSAYAGGQPFGPSMMQRYVDQNLYGVGGLVQQGISAEIVAEKWNLSRETLDEFSVGSHQKAAAATRNGWFKNEIVPVEVQRPDGSRDVVTTDEGIRADSSLAKLLSLKPAFKDDGVITAGNSSQITDGAAAVLVMEKRKALALGLRPRARFHTFALGGVDPVIMLTGPIPATHNALERSGLAFEDIDAVEINEAFAPVVLAWQREFDADLGRVNLNGGAIALGHPLGCSGARLMTTLVNILERTGGRYGLQTMCEGGGMANATIIERLD
- a CDS encoding TetR/AcrR family transcriptional regulator — encoded protein: MPLARATDRLRPRKRPRQARSRRTVDAIVKAAAEIFSRRGYAATTTNHIAERAGVSIGSLYEYFSSKDALLAALMEAHVEEAEEVLTLAAGEVAAGARDLAGTIRHLVRTMIALHARDRDLHRVLFEEAPLSRRLRQALRAVEERTVGWVAGLLDAHPQVRVGDVPLAAAVVVRTVESLTHNLVLHGHDDVDVDAYSDEIVRLVTRYLAPAP